A segment of the Candidatus Doudnabacteria bacterium genome:
AATTACAGACTTATTTTGGTAAAATATCCAATGTAAAAACAGGTGTTTTGATATATTATGAGGTTCTGGGAGTAATTAAAAGGAAACTTTATAATGTCAGCGAATGTATTGGTCTTATATGAGATAGCAAGCAAGGCAGCAACAGTCAAAACCAAGAAAGCTTTGGGGGAATTTGAAGAATGGGTGCGGGGCGTTTCAACCGCTCATAACGATGCATCGGTTGAAAAAGTGGCCAGAATACATCTGTTCCGCTTAAGAAGCCAATTTTCCTGATGATATTTACAAACTGAAAAAACCGCCGCTCAGGCGGTTTTTTCAGTTGAGGGCAGTTCTATTGATCTGGTCAGTTCTTCGAAGTCAGGCAGATCTTTCATATTTTTAATGCCCAAATGCTGCATGAATTCAAGTGTTGTTTTATAAAGCTGCATACGCTTATCGGAAGGCGATTGGATCTTTTCGATCAGGCCGCGGATGAGCAGATGCCGCAAAGTGTATTGCGAATTAACGCCGCGGATATTTTCAATTTCGGCTTTGGACACCGGCTGGCGATAAAGGACGATAGCCAGGGTTTCCAGCGCTGTATCGGTCAGTTTTTCCCGCAGCTCCAAAGACAGGTATTTTTTGACCATGTGGGAATTATCAGGATTGGATGCCAGCTGCAATTTGTTGTCGTGGGCCAGGAGAATAATACCCGACGCCTGGTTTGCTGCCACTAATTCTGCGATGGCCTGCCTGATTAGGCCGTCTTCCGTTTCCAAAACTTCTTTCAGCTCTTTGATGCTGACGGGTTTTGAAGCGACGAATAGGATAGACAGGATCTGGGATTTAAGCCTGGTGAGGTCCATGCTGCAAGGTTTTTTTAATAATGATCTCGGCGAACATATCACTTTGTTCAACTATCACGATCCGCTGTTTGGTCAGTTCCAAAATTGCCAAAAAGGTCACAATGACCTCGGTTTTGCTTTTCGCGTCCGCCAGCAGGCTTGAAAGGGAAGTTTCCAGTTTATTCGAGATCAGATTTTGGATATGCGCGATCTTTTCCGAGATAGATACGACCTCTTTCATAATATGCTGAGGCAGGCGGATAATGTCTTTCAGTTCCGCGGCCAGATTCCGCAGGCTTAGTGCTAAACTGTTGACGTCCATCTGCTGATCGGGCAAAAAAGTCACGCGATCCGAAAATTCACCCTCGCGCGTCCATGATTGTTTGCGGACCAGGTCAAGACCCCGCAGATACCGGGCTATTTCCTTGTATTTTTTATAAAGCAGAAGCTGGGCCGTCAGATCGAACGCCGCTTCTTCCTCTTCAATCCCCAGGTCCAGGTCCGGCAATAAGGATTTGGATTTGATCACCAAAAGCTTGGCCGCGATGACCAAAAAATCCGCCAGGTTGATGGGATTTTTTTCTTCCAGATTTTTGATATACAGCAAAAATTGTTCCGTGACCTTTGCCAGGGCCAGAGTTGAAATATCCAGCTGCTGCTGTTCGATCAGCTGGAGCAGTAAATCCAAAGGACCTTCAAATTGCTCGACTTTGACTTGCATTTACCCCCTCACCAAATTGCTCAATGAATGAACAATCCGTCTGCGAAGCTGAATATATGCTTTGCTTCTTAATTTTAAATTGTGTTCTCTTACTCGTGCATCCTTTTCTGATTTATAGGCTTCGTAATAGACTAGTTCGAAAGGCGTTCTTAGGCGTGTCGAAAATACTCTCCCAGAGTTATGCAATAAAAGTCTTTTTTTTAAATCATTCGTAGATCCGATATATTTATCTCCATCTTTAATACTTTGTAGAACGTAAACGTAATACATTTGGTGAGGGGGTTTATTTCTTTACTGCAAAATTACCAGTGACCGGGGTTTCCAATTTTACGTAATCCTTAACGTTCATGATCACGGATTCAGTGTAGGACCCGGCGGGAAGGTTGATCTGCTTATTTTTTAAAAGTTTTTTATCGAGCAGCAAAGGAATTTTAAATAATGAGCCAAAAGGGGGGATCAAACCGATCTTGGTTTTAAGTTTGACCGTAATATCTTTTTCTTTAGCCATGGAAACTTTGTCGTCAGCGAGTTTACCTAAGGCCTTGAAGTCGCAATTATTTCCTGCCGGCAGGACTGCCAAATACAGATTTTTTTTGCCTTTGAGCAACACGGCTTTCGCCACTTCGGAAAGTTTTTCATGCTGGGTTTCCGCCGAGTCAAAAGCCGTGAAGACTTTCTTATGCTCTATAACTTCATATTTGATTTTGGTTGCTTTCAGTAATTTTTCCAGGTTTTTGGATATCATAAATTTATTGACGGAGGAGTTGGGTTGGTTATTATCGCATTGATTAAATTTAATACCACCACACCAAATACAAGATAATTCAAAAGAGTAGGTTTATATCCCGTAAAGACTGCTCCAGCGCCGAAAATGATCCAACCGAATCCGATAATAATAACAATGATTCTCATGTTTTTTACAAATGCATATTGCTTGGACGTCATTTCTTTTTCTCCTTTGGTAGATCAACTTTAATATGCAATTCTTTCAATTGTTTGTCGGTTGCGGTCGATGGCGCGTCCATGACCGAGGTTTGGCCGGATGAATTGACGGGGAAAGCGATAACTTCTCGGATATTCTCCTCATTGGCCAAAAGCATGACCAAGCGGTCAAACCCGGGCGCCATGCCTGCGTGCGGCGGTGCGCCATACTCGTAAGCGTTGATCAGGTGGCCAAAGCGCTCTTCAGTAACCTCGGGTGATAAGCCCATGATCTCAAAGACTTTGCGCTGAACTGCAGGATCTGAAATGCGCACGCCTCCGGAAGCCAGTTCCAGGCCGTTGCAGACCAGGTCATATTGCTGGGCACGCAAATTACCCAGATCCTCACTCTTCATAAGTTTTTCTACGTGTTCAGCTTTGGGAGCGGAAAATGGATTATGGGCAAAAGTGTATCTTTTTTCATCTTCATCAAATTCAAGCAAGGGGAAATCCACGACCCATGCAAATGCCATTACGTCCGGATCTTTTTTTTCTCCTCGCAAATCAAATTTATCCGCTCCGAATTGTTTTATCGCCTCCTCATGGGTAAAAACAGGAAAAGGTTTTTTCCAGATCTTTTTTCCGCAGGCTTCGGCGACATTTATCATCAGGCCTTCCACCAGGTCCAGAACATCACGCTCTTTTACAAATGACATTTCCAGGTCAATTTGCGTGTGTTCAAGTTGGCGGTCGCCTCGCAGGTCTTCATCTCGCATCGCCCTGGCCATTTGGTAATATTTTTCAATGCCCGCGATCATAAGCAGCTGTTTGTACTGCTGGGGCGCTTGCGGCAAAGCATAGAATTTTCCAGGCTGCAGACGGGATGGAACCAGAAAATCGCGCGCGCCTTCCGGCGAACTTTTCGTCAGCATCGGTGTTTCTATTTCCACAAAACCTTGTTTGTTCAAATATTCGCGCACCAGAGTTGCGGCTTTGTGCCGCAGGCGCATATTTTTCGCCATGCGGTCGCTGCGCAGATCCAGATATCTGTATTTCATCCGGGCTTCTTCGTTGATCTTTTTCGTATCCTCATTGACCTCAAAAGGCAAGGCTTTTGCGCGGCTGAGAATGTTCAATTTGGTCACTTCTACCTCCACTTTGCCGGTTTCCAAATTGGGATTGATGAGTTTTTCATCGCGGGCTTTGACCAAACCTTCAACTTCAATAACAAATTCATTGCGAATTTCGGAAGCCGCAGTATGTGCTTCTGCCGAAACTTTCGGATTGACGACCAATTGGATCAAGCCTGTCATATCGCGCAGATCCAAAAAGATCAGTTTACCGTGGTCGCGGCGCACGGCGACCCAGCCTTTTAATAAAACCGTTTCACCAATCTTTTTTATCGTATCTTTAATGTAAGTTCGTTCCATTTCAAAAAGTTAAAATATCCATCAAATTATACCATAAATTTTTGGATTGACAAAATATTGTCCTTCTGCTAATAAACCAATGTCTGCCGGTGTTCTATTGCGTCTTTTTTGGACGAATGAATAAGGGGTGTGTCATGAGCCGTGTCATCGGACTTCATCATCGGGTCAAGAAAACGGCGGACGGCGAAGCGCGGCCTACGCAACTGGTCATTCTCGACGACGATAACATTATCACTCATGACCTAGAAGACGAGAATGCGGAACTCGACTTCGTACTCGCTCGCTTCCCAACTTCGTTTCGCAAGCCTGCCGACGATGAGGATCTGAAAAAATTCCTACCTTACCACATCGGTTGGCGTAAAATCGCAGCTGACAAGCGCGATCAGTATCCTGTTCAGCTTCTGAAACAGAAAAAAAAGCTGTGGTATCGAGCAGTTTTTGTTCCCGAAACTTTCGATGGCCTCAAAACGGGCGATACCGTGGCCATGGTGCTCGGCGGGTCAGGTGACAATCTGGCTTACGCGCTTTCACGCTGTGCCGAGTTGCTCAAAGCGCGTATTTTGCGCATTCCGCCGATTCGACTCAAAAAATACCGGATTTCGGGCAAGGAAGACGATGCGCTTAACCTTGCTCAGTTGGTTATCGCTGCGCCCGAGCTCTTTTATCCGACAGAACCGCGCGACCGGGACATCATCAACATCCGCGAAACATACCGAGCGCGCATGTATTGCATGGAAGCGCGGATCGCCTGCCAACTGCGCGTGCGACAGAATCTTGTGGGACAGGTATTCCGTAGCAACGAAGGCAAGTTCCCAGAGGGAGCGATCGAAGCCGAGTACAATAAGGCTAAGGCCAATAACGTTATTCTGAAGAACCTAACCAGAGAAGAGCGCAAGTGCGACACCAAGATGTTGGCTGCGCTCAAAGCCTCGCCCGTATATACGGAGATCTTCGAGCCCATAGAAGGCATTGGTCCTGCGATCGCGGCGGGTATCATTTCCACCATCGTGGACATCCGGCGATTTCCGGCCAAGCCGGGGTTTCGCAAGTTCTGCGGAGTTCACTGCACGCCGGACGGCAAGTTCCCGAAGAGACGTCGTCTGGCAGAAGGCGAGACCGGCAACGACTGGACGCCGGAGGCCAGACAGGCGTTTTTCCTGGCTGCTGAGCAATTCAATTTTCGCCCCGGCTCGGAATGGAACATGAAGCTCAAGGAAAGAAAAGCTTACTTGCGCGCCAAACATTCCGAAGTGAAAAAAACGCCGGACGGGAAAGTGAAAAGCAAGTATTCGCCTTTGCACATTCTCAGGATGAGCAAGTGGCAGGCGGCGACAAAGTTCGCCAACTGGTTGTGGGGTAACTGGTGGGCGCTGGAGCGCCGGCAACAAAAGGCCAGGGAGGCAGCATAAAAAGTTTGGTGAGACGATTCTACAACTGTCCCTAGTGGACGAGAAGCCGGTTGTCTCACCATCTGACCAGGTTAGAAATAATCTGGTCAATCTCTCCCGCGGAGCCAATCAGCAATGGTTGGCTTTTTTAAATTGCCTGATTGACAAAATTGCGATAAACTTTAAACACAACAAGGAGGAACTGAAATGAGCACCAAACTCAGTCAGGCGCCTCCTTTGTGGAGGCCGAAGCCGGAGGTTCCGAAGACTCCGAAAGCATTGATTGTCGGAGCGAGCTACACTTTCCTCACATGCAAGATCGACCCGAACGTCGAGTTTTGGACACCCAACCGAGCAAAGCAGGACCCGACGATACCGGCAGAATTTACGATTCTCTGGGTTGCCGATGACCTGGACGCCAACGATCGGATTAAGTTGCTGGACCAGGCCATAAAGCGGAATATGGAAATCTGGCGGGAATCCGAAACTCATAAGGCCTTATCTATCCGTGCAGTTTGCATAAAATTGTACGGCTTATGGGGGAAACATTCGAACCAATCACTGGTCGAGGTCATAGCAGAAAATGAAACCACGATCAGGGACGGTTCGCCTACAAGAATCGAGGAGCTTAAGGCTGCGGCAGAGAGGTACAGGAAGGGTCTGAGCGTGAAGTTTGACAAGCCGGAGCCGTTAAAGGCCCGAGGACGTCCGAGATTGGCAAGAGAGCCAGAACCTCCAAATGCGGAGATACAAACGACTCCTGCTTCCGTACCTAAAGAAGCTCTTGAGCGGCTTGCGGATTCTGACCGCAGAGTCTACGAGGCTTTCGTCCGGCACGCGGGTAAGAACGGGGACGGGGTTGCTGCGGTAGCGGCTGAGATGAAATATAAAAAACCCAATGTCCAACGGATCCTTGACCGGGTCCGCTCGAAATTGGAGCTTTGCAAGGTTGGCTGAAAGTCAACCTTTTTATTTTGGCAAAAAAAGACCGGCGAGATCTATTCGACCTGGCCGGTAATTGACTTGTAGACCGTCTCGATGAAGCTTACGAACTCTTCCTCCTCGCGCTTCAGTGCTTCCAGTTTCTCATCGCGGTCCTGCTGGATGGTACGAATCGCAGCGTCGCTTTCGTCCGTGATCCGTTGCCTTTCTTCATGGATGCGAACCTGTCTTGCGGCGATGAGCGCTGCCTGAGCTGAAAGTGTCGACCCCATGGCAGCGGCTTCGTTTGCGGCGTCGGCGGGAGAATCGGCGGTTGGACTTGCCGGTTCTTCAGGGACAGGTTGATCTTGGGCTTTCAGTTTGCCGCCCTTACGAGTCTGAGTATTCTTCTGGTGCGGTTTCTTGCCTGCTGACGAACCGTTTGTCGACTGCTCACCCGCGGCCTTGATCACGTTGGTCATCCGCTCGAGAGCCTCACTCGTGAGGATCATCTTTTTCCCGTCGCTGTGCTGTTTGATGAGTCCTTTCTTTTCGAGCTTGGAGACAAGCGCGGCTCCGGACTTTCCGAGTACCGTCTCGATATCCGGGATTGCCGTGCCGGTTTCCGGACCCATGGCGTTGAGGCCTGTCCAGTAATGGTCCAGGAGCTCGGAGTTCAGGCCCATGGCTTTCTGGACCGCCGGATCCTTGATATCGGCCTTCTTCTGGAATTCTTCGACGACGCTCCACGTTGTCGGTCTGCCCATCCTTCTCTCCTCCAGTTCGGGTTTAATGTCAGAAATCCGCCGGCCAAAAGGCCGCGGATTTGACTCTAAATATTACTACTTCAGAGGATGCTTGTCAATATGTTAAACGGCCGATATGCTATAATTGTTTTGTTGCAATTAATGAAATAAAATGAGCGGCTTGAATAAAATTGTTCTGGATCTGGAAACTCAAAAGTCTTTCGCAGAGGTCGGGGGGTTTGGCAAAAATCATTTACTGAAAGTTTCGGTTGTCGGAGTTTATTCGTATCCTTTGAACAAATTCCTGACCTTTGCCGAGGATGAACTGTACCGTTTGGGGGAAATGCTGTCCGAGGCTGACCAGATCATCGGATTTAATATTAAAAATTTTGATTTTCAAGTGCTGCAGCCTTATCTGAAACATAAATTATCGGACATTCCGGCCCTTGATATTCTGGAGGAGGTGGAAAAACTGATAGGCCACAGGGTCAAGCTTGATAATCTGGCCCAGATGACGCTGGGAGCCGGGAAGTCCGGAGACGGTCTGCAGGCTCTGAAGTTTTATAAACTGGGTCAGATGGAAGAGCTGAAAAAATATTGCCTGGATGACGTGCGGATCACAAAGGAACTGTACGAATACGCCCAGACTTACGGCAAACTCCTGTATAAAGATTATTTTGAGACAAAAGAGATCCAGATGAGGTTTGACGAACCTGTTTTGCGGAAACCAATCGCACGGCAGGCGAGTTTGTTTTAGTCAATATGAAAAAATTTTACTGGGCCATCGGAATTATTGCGGCAGCACTTCTGATCTATTTTGTTTTTATTCCTTCATTTGCGGGAAAGCTTTTGATCGACCCGATCTTGCATTTGGGGGTTTTGGGGATCCACTGGTACGGCATTATTTTGGCCGCAGCCATCCTCGTGGCTTATTTTTTGTGCCGCAGGAATTCGTGGAAATTCGGCATCAGCGCTGCGGATATAGATGATTTCGCTTTTTGGGCGGTTATCTTGGGCATTGTCGGCGCAAGATTATATTATGTTGTATTCAACTATTCTTACTTTTTTCAGAACCCTTCTGAAATATATAAGATCTGGCACGGCGGACAATCTATTTATGGGGCCGTTCTGGCCGGGCTGGTGTTCGCCTATTTTTACTCGCGCAGAAAAGCTTTCAGTTTTTATCAGCTTTTCGATGTGGTGGCTTTGTCCTTGCCGCTGGCGCAAGCCATTGGCCGGTTTGGGAACTTCGTGAATCAGGAAGCTTTCGGGGTTCCTACAGACCTTCCATGGAAAATGTACGTGCAGCCCCGTTTCCGCCCCGTGGAATATTCAGCCAGTAATTTTTTCCACCCGGCCTTTCTGTACGAAGCCATTGTGGATGTTATCGTATTTTTGATCCTGCGACGATTGGTCGGCAAAGTAAAAAGCGGAGTTATCGGCTGGTCGTATTTATTGCTGTACTCCATTGGAAGATTTTTTATCGAAGGGATCCGGCTGGACAGTTTTTTTGTTTTGGGATTCCGGGTGGACCAGGTCATCGCCGCAATTTTGATCATCGTCTCGGGCGCAATAATTTTCAGCAAGCAGTCAAAAACAGCTTAAAGAAATATATTGATTTATTGGAGCAATTTTGGTATTCTGGATAAGCTATGTTTACCAGAATCTCATCCATAACTTTAGCCGTTTTGCTTTTTTTGGTTCTGCTCGGCAGTCAGGGAAATCCGTATATTTACGCCACTTCGATCGTGGTTTTAATTTTTGCCGCATTCGCGATCAATTTCAAGCGGCTGAACTTCACTTGGCCGCACTTGCTGCTGCCGACAATTTATCTTCTGGGCGTAGGCCCGGTCTTCGCAGTTATCGGCGATGCGAACTTCCGCCTGATCTTTTTGATCATAGCCTGCCTGCTTTTTTATGTTTTAGAAATGAAGCTCGGCCGCGAAAGCCATTTTTTGCAGAATATTTATCTGATATCCGTATTTGCCGTTTATTTGGGATTATTTGCGGTGCAGTTCGAGTACAACCTGAATGTCTGGTGGATGATCCCCTTGGTATTCGGGTTGACATATATGCTGGCAGTCCAAGGCTTGGCCGGATTTTCTTTGCCCGCCAAACGCTATTTTTATGTACTGATCGCGATCGTCATTTCGGAAGCGGCTTGGGGCCTGTTTTTCTGGCCGACCCATTTTTTCGTTGATAGCGTGGTCCTGTTCTGCATTTTTTACCTGCTCTGGCTGTTCTCGTTCTCGGCTTTTTTCGGCAAACTTTCCCGCGCCAAGATTTATTGGCAATTAAGCCTGATAGCGTTCGTGCTCGCTGTCACGCTGGGCACGGCTGCGTGGCGGCCGTTACATTAATATGAAGCAACCAAAAATCGATTGGTCAAAATATACCCCGTTCCAGCAAAAAGTTTACCGCGCGATCATGAAAATCCCGCCCGGCAAAGTTTTGACGTATGGGCAGGTGGCGCGATTGATCGGCCAGCCGAAAGCTGCGAGGGCTGTGGGCAATGCCCTGGCTACAAACATGGATGCGCCTATCATTCCCTGCCACAGGGTGATCGGCAGTGACGGCAAGATGCACGGCTACTCCGCCCCCGGCGGCATTCACCGTAAAATTAAATTGCTCAAAAAAGAAGGTTATGATGCGTAAGCAGATCATATGGGTTATCATAATTGCTTTTTTTGTCGGCGCATTGGGCAGCATTGCGATCGGCCGGTTCGCGATCCCGTATCTGGCGACATTCAACGGCATGTCTTTTTTGAACAAATTGTCCTCGAATTCCCAGCTTGTGATCAACCGGACGCAGGAGATCCAGCTCAATGAAGGGGCGAATCTTGTTGATCTGATCAAGCAGGCCGGGAATATCACTGTTTCAATTTATGACCAAAGTGATAATTTTTTGGGCAACGGAGTGATCGCAACTTCGGACGGAGTGATCTTTACCAGCGATTCAATCCTGCTGGGCCAGACCAAAGTCAAAGTTGTGACCAATGACGGCAAGAACTTTGACGGACTGGCGCGGGCCAAAGACCCGAAAAGCACGCTGGTCATCCTGACTATTACGGCAAACGATCTGCCCGTGGTCCAGCTCGATGATGCGGCGAATATGGAAGCAGGGCAGAGGGTGATCTATGTCGGGAGATCAAACGCGCCTTTTCAGCACCTGGCGGTTACGGGTTTTGTGACTCAGAAAATGTCCAATCTTGTTGATAAAGCCGAGCAAGTATCGACTGATGTAACGGTAAAACCGGATCTATACGGCGGACCGATCATCAATCTTTCCGGGCACGCGATCGGCATCACTTTGGGTGCCGGCGATAATATCATTTCAGAAAATCTGCGGACCGATCTCGGCGAGTATCTGGCAACAGGAAAATTAACCCCCTAAATATGGAAGATTGTATTTTCTGCAAAATAATCAATCGGCAAATCCCTTCCGATATTATTTATGAGGATGACCAGACTTTGGCCATCTTGGATATCAGGCCTGTGAGCCGCGGCCATGCGTTGGTTATGCCGAAGAAACATACAGAGGATCTGTTGTCCGCTACAGGTGAAGATCTGGTCAATACGATCAAGGTCACTCAAAAAATAACCCGGGCTGTTAAAGATGCTACCGGAGCGATAGGCATGAATGTTTCTACAAACAATGGCGCTGCGGCAGGCCAGGTGATTTTTCATCTGCATTTTCATATTATTCCGAGATTTGGAAATGACAATTTAAGCCCTTGGCCGCACCAAGAAACCGAACCGAAAACGCGCGCGGAGCTGGCCGAGAAAATAAAGAAGTTATTATGAAATATTTAGTCACAGGCGGGGCGGGATTCATCGGCTCTAACTTTATTCATTATTTGTTTGCCAAATACCCTGATTGTGAAGTAGTGAACGTGGATAAATTGACCTATGCGGGGAATTTGGAAAACGTTAAAGAATTTGAAAACGATCCTCGCTATAAATTCGTAAAAGGCGATATTGGCGATCTTGAACTGATGAAGCAAACAATGCAGGGAGTTGACATTGTGGTCAATTTTGCGGCGGAATCACACAATGACAGGGCAATTTTGGATCCCGGAATATTTGTGAGTACCAATGTCTTGGGGACGCAAGTTCTTTTAGAAGCAGCTAAACAAGCGAATGTTCCGAGATTCCACCATATCTCAACATGCGAAGTGTTTGGCGATATGGAGTTGGAAGAAAAAAGAGCATTTAAGGAAACCGATCCGTTCCTTCCCAAAACTCCTTATAATGCTTCGAAAGCCGGAGCAAACCATGTTGTGATGGCTTATTTTCATACTTTTAAAACTCCTGTGACCATCAGTCATTGTTCAAATAATTACGGCCCCTACCAGTTTCCTGAAAAGTTAATTCCTCTTTTTACAACCAATGCGTTGCAGGGAAAAAAACTGCCGTTGTTTAAAAGCAGCCAAAACAAAAGAGAGTGGCTCCACGTGGAAGATCATTGCAGGGCCATAGATCTGATATTGCAAAAGGGCAAACTCGGCCAGGCTTACAATATCGGCAGCGGGGTTGAAAAATCGGTGGAAGAAATAGCCGATTCGATCTTGCAGATTCTCGGAAAGGACAAAAGCCTGAAAACTTATGTTCCTGACCGCCTCCAGCACGATCTTCGTTATTTGCTTGACTGCTCCAAAATCAAGAACGAACTGGGCTGGGAACCTGTCATAAATTTTGAAGAAGGCGTACAAGCAACAGTCGATTGGTATAAGCAAAACCCGGATTGGTGGCAGAAATTACTGGACAAATAATTATGGCAACGACTGAATTCAAAATTTCTCAAACTGCGATCCCGGGCCTTTTCGAAATAGACATAACTTTGCTGGAAGATGAGCGGGGATATTTTCAGGAAAAATTCCAGAAAGAAAAACTGGTGGCTTTGGGATTTCCAAAAGATTTTATGCCGGTGCAGCAGAATATATCGTACAACCGGCAAGTTGGCGTAACCAGAGGATTCCACGCAGAGCCGTGGGAAAAATATTTAGAAGTCATCTCCGGAAGCGTATATGCTGTATTTTTGGATTTGCGCGAAGGGGATAATTTCGGCAAAAAACAGGCAATCGTGATAGATCAAAACAAGGCTGTTTTTGTGCCTTTAGGAGTTGCCAATTCCTTCCAGACCCTGGAAGCCGATACTTACTATTCTTATCTGGTCAATGCGCATTGGTCATCGCAAAAAACCTCGGAATATAAATTTGTGAATTTAGGCGACCCGGACCTGGCGGTTGAGTGGCCGATCAGTCTTGCCAAGGCGATCATTTCCGACAAAGACCGCAATCATCCGATGTTGAAGGATATTAAGCCTTTTTAATTTATGAAAGTATTGATCCTCGGAGCCAAAGGGAGTTTGGGGCAGACTTTTGCCGATGTTTATAAAGATCAGGAAGTGATCGCTTGGGATAAGAATGAACTTGATATCACCGACGAAGATGCAGTCGCTGAAAAAATAACCGGACTAATGCCGGATATCGTCATTAATTGCGCGGCGTACAATTCGGTCGATAAAGCGGAAGACGAAAGAGAAACGGCTGATCTGATCAACGGGTATGCAGTTGGATTTATTGCCAAAGCCTGTGATTCCGCCGGCGCAACTCTTGTTCATTATTCCACCGGACAAATATTCGACGGCAGCAAATCAGAGGGCTATAATGAAGATGATCAGCCCGGTCCCGTTAATTTCTACGGCAAGTCTAAACTTTTGGGAGAGATGCAGCTGCAGGAGTACGCGGAAAATTTTTATCTGATACGGACCTGTTGGCTATATGGCCGGCCGGCCGAAGGAAAAAAAAGTTTTACCGATATAATGCTGGAATTGGCAACCGGGAACACCGTCATCAATGCGACCAAAGACGAATTCGGCAAACCGACTTATGTCAAAGACCTGGCCGAAGCTACCCGAGCGCTGGTTGATGAGAAAAAGCCTTTTGGAATTTATCATCTGACAAATTCTGGGATAGCCAGCAGGTTTGATTGGGCAAATGAGATTTTTACCATCAGAAAAAATAAAGCATTGCTTGAGGCGGTTAATGCCGGTTTTTTCCCAAGAAAAGCCAAGCGGCCCAAATATGAAGTTTTGAACAATACAAAATTCATCCAGCTGAGGCCTTGGACGGAGGCTTTGAAAGAATATTTAAGTTCTACCAATGAGAATTAAACCTTATTTAATACCACTAAGTTTGGGCATTGTACTTCTAACGTTTCTTTCTCCATTTTTTATACATTTACCTTTTGGAATTATTGAAGGGTTAGTAGTGTTAGGCATTATTTTATATCTCGCGGGTTTGGTTACCGAATTCGATCCAGATCCAACTATAAGCAAAAAATATAAAATATTCAGAATAATTCTGATTATCTTTGGTCCAATTGCATTGATAATATTATTGTTATTTTTAATAAATGTAGGTGGTTTATGAAGGGAATTATTTTGGCAGGCGGCTTGGGGACGAGATTATATCCGTTGACCCATGCTACTAATAAGCATTTGCTGCCGGTGTTCAACCAGC
Coding sequences within it:
- a CDS encoding YbaK/EbsC family protein translates to MISKNLEKLLKATKIKYEVIEHKKVFTAFDSAETQHEKLSEVAKAVLLKGKKNLYLAVLPAGNNCDFKALGKLADDKVSMAKEKDITVKLKTKIGLIPPFGSLFKIPLLLDKKLLKNKQINLPAGSYTESVIMNVKDYVKLETPVTGNFAVKK
- the aspS gene encoding aspartate--tRNA ligase, producing the protein MERTYIKDTIKKIGETVLLKGWVAVRRDHGKLIFLDLRDMTGLIQLVVNPKVSAEAHTAASEIRNEFVIEVEGLVKARDEKLINPNLETGKVEVEVTKLNILSRAKALPFEVNEDTKKINEEARMKYRYLDLRSDRMAKNMRLRHKAATLVREYLNKQGFVEIETPMLTKSSPEGARDFLVPSRLQPGKFYALPQAPQQYKQLLMIAGIEKYYQMARAMRDEDLRGDRQLEHTQIDLEMSFVKERDVLDLVEGLMINVAEACGKKIWKKPFPVFTHEEAIKQFGADKFDLRGEKKDPDVMAFAWVVDFPLLEFDEDEKRYTFAHNPFSAPKAEHVEKLMKSEDLGNLRAQQYDLVCNGLELASGGVRISDPAVQRKVFEIMGLSPEVTEERFGHLINAYEYGAPPHAGMAPGFDRLVMLLANEENIREVIAFPVNSSGQTSVMDAPSTATDKQLKELHIKVDLPKEKKK
- a CDS encoding MGMT family protein, which produces MKQPKIDWSKYTPFQQKVYRAIMKIPPGKVLTYGQVARLIGQPKAARAVGNALATNMDAPIIPCHRVIGSDGKMHGYSAPGGIHRKIKLLKKEGYDA
- a CDS encoding GIY-YIG nuclease family protein — protein: MYYVYVLQSIKDGDKYIGSTNDLKKRLLLHNSGRVFSTRLRTPFELVYYEAYKSEKDARVREHNLKLRSKAYIQLRRRIVHSLSNLVRG
- a CDS encoding segregation/condensation protein A — translated: MQVKVEQFEGPLDLLLQLIEQQQLDISTLALAKVTEQFLLYIKNLEEKNPINLADFLVIAAKLLVIKSKSLLPDLDLGIEEEEAAFDLTAQLLLYKKYKEIARYLRGLDLVRKQSWTREGEFSDRVTFLPDQQMDVNSLALSLRNLAAELKDIIRLPQHIMKEVVSISEKIAHIQNLISNKLETSLSSLLADAKSKTEVIVTFLAILELTKQRIVIVEQSDMFAEIIIKKTLQHGPHQA
- the lgt gene encoding prolipoprotein diacylglyceryl transferase yields the protein MKKFYWAIGIIAAALLIYFVFIPSFAGKLLIDPILHLGVLGIHWYGIILAAAILVAYFLCRRNSWKFGISAADIDDFAFWAVILGIVGARLYYVVFNYSYFFQNPSEIYKIWHGGQSIYGAVLAGLVFAYFYSRRKAFSFYQLFDVVALSLPLAQAIGRFGNFVNQEAFGVPTDLPWKMYVQPRFRPVEYSASNFFHPAFLYEAIVDVIVFLILRRLVGKVKSGVIGWSYLLLYSIGRFFIEGIRLDSFFVLGFRVDQVIAAILIIVSGAIIFSKQSKTA
- a CDS encoding ribonuclease H-like domain-containing protein: MSGLNKIVLDLETQKSFAEVGGFGKNHLLKVSVVGVYSYPLNKFLTFAEDELYRLGEMLSEADQIIGFNIKNFDFQVLQPYLKHKLSDIPALDILEEVEKLIGHRVKLDNLAQMTLGAGKSGDGLQALKFYKLGQMEELKKYCLDDVRITKELYEYAQTYGKLLYKDYFETKEIQMRFDEPVLRKPIARQASLF
- a CDS encoding trypsin-like peptidase domain-containing protein → MRKQIIWVIIIAFFVGALGSIAIGRFAIPYLATFNGMSFLNKLSSNSQLVINRTQEIQLNEGANLVDLIKQAGNITVSIYDQSDNFLGNGVIATSDGVIFTSDSILLGQTKVKVVTNDGKNFDGLARAKDPKSTLVILTITANDLPVVQLDDAANMEAGQRVIYVGRSNAPFQHLAVTGFVTQKMSNLVDKAEQVSTDVTVKPDLYGGPIINLSGHAIGITLGAGDNIISENLRTDLGEYLATGKLTP
- the scpB gene encoding SMC-Scp complex subunit ScpB; this encodes MDLTRLKSQILSILFVASKPVSIKELKEVLETEDGLIRQAIAELVAANQASGIILLAHDNKLQLASNPDNSHMVKKYLSLELREKLTDTALETLAIVLYRQPVSKAEIENIRGVNSQYTLRHLLIRGLIEKIQSPSDKRMQLYKTTLEFMQHLGIKNMKDLPDFEELTRSIELPSTEKTA
- a CDS encoding HIT family protein; protein product: MEDCIFCKIINRQIPSDIIYEDDQTLAILDIRPVSRGHALVMPKKHTEDLLSATGEDLVNTIKVTQKITRAVKDATGAIGMNVSTNNGAAAGQVIFHLHFHIIPRFGNDNLSPWPHQETEPKTRAELAEKIKKLL